AGTAGTTTGAGACGAGCTTTAGGTTCCACGTCAGTTGATGATTAGTGGATGAATATGCCCCTGTCAAATGCAAAAATTACCAACCACTCCCAAAGTTATGCATATAGAGAGTATTGATCTTTCTATATTTAATCCTCaaattgtatttaatattttgttaattacattttaaattttaaatctttaattaTGGGattgaataaatagataaagaGATCGAAGATGACAAATctaatgtttatttatttataaactcattataaatatatatcagtATCATTATTATCATTATCACTGTTATCATtatcataaattttattcagattttatttttctcatttttgtttgtttatcttTACAAAGCTAAGGAGAAAAACTCCCATTTCTAATgaaattatttctcattttgCACATGCATGATGGCTACTTTATGATAATTAATTGGTATCTCTAAATCAAGACATTAACATCATTTGATTGCTATAGAGCTAAGATACATGGCCTAAATGGGTGAGATTCAAgcccaaaattaagaaaatgaaagtattaatttcatggtatttttttaaaatcaaattatactaTATGAATTGTGTTTAatgtaaaaaatttcaaatatataattattcaataaaaaatattttttgtcacTCTAAAGTTGCTTGGAAAGTAGCTCATTTCTTAACTACACCTAGTCATAGTTGGCTGCCAAAAATTAGGTACCAATGGTACACAATATATACCAGTAACTCTTAATCAATTACTATCCTCAAAAGACTACTATAGTGGTAGTCTAGTTAGTAAAGATTAAGGGATCGTTCTTTTCTCTCTTGTCCTGAACTCACAAATTTGAAATGACTTGCCTTAGTAAAACATTTGAATTGAAGTCTTTGGAGCCTTTGCTACTAACACCTTGGTGGGCTTGCAGCGATAGGTTGCTCTATCCAAAATTAGTGGCTATGGCTTAAACCAAACATATTGCAGTGAGTACGGACCTTTATGGTTATGTCCAAGGAGAGAAAGCTACACTTACTGCACCCCTCCTCACTCTTTTGAGGAAAAAGTAAATTACCATTCCAGAAGAAAAGGACTAGACATTTGGGTTAGTGAACTTGAATGATTTCCTATTGATTTTGGAGTTTATCCACGAAGCTATATATGTATGGCAGCATTGATATTTTGTGGTTCGTAGATTAGATTCGAGTCTGATTTCTTTTAGAATCTAATTATTTGAATGCAAGATACATAAATATGATTATCATATACGAATCTCAAATAGATAAATCTTACACAATTCTTTTGTAAAGAAGTGAACCTCACCATGAAAAATGAAACTCACTTTTTACCAAAGGATCAgtataaaatttatgtatttatgacTTCATTGACTTGTATCTCGCATTACTTTTAAACAAATTCACTCTTGACCAAGAAGAACTTTACTTAGGAGTTGTTTAGGAaacatattttatctcattttatctcaaaatttcttattatttcattttcaaatatttttcaaacacaaatattttttaatttgaaatcttttaatttttttattcaataattaactaatcattatagtttttctaaattttcaaataaaacataaaatacaattcaatattttcaaattctaaaataaaaataagataaaaaataatattttaacaagatcttaattttataatatttttattcaatttttttctcttttatttttttaaaccttatgaattatattaatttaaattatttcactattatttacatattatttcattattatttaagtaaTGTTAGCTATACAGTTATGAAGTGcacacaaatattatataattattttaaaaaaaattatttattaaaaattaatttatttaaataattaattaattaatttatttatttatttttaaataattacacgacGCTCCTTCTCATTTAccttattatttacaaatttctcgTCCTGTTTCAAGCATCCCTCTTATAAGTTTCTTATCTCAGTTGCCGTATTCCATCTCGTGaaaacaagaaatcaaaaagTTCGATCCCCGTCATTGTTTGTGGCCAAGGTGTCGTATATGCCATTAAGATGTGAGATCATCGTACATGCAGTGTGTACAGTGAAACACTGTACACACATCAATTGAAGATCTCTTGTTCAGGCCGTTCGTTTCGTCCACGTCAAGCTGTTTATGCACAGTACGTTCGTCCACACTATACtgaattgattatatatataccattGCAGAGAgggtgggagagagagagtgagtagCAACAAAAGCAGCTTGTTGCCTTGTTATACGCAACGTCTCTTACCTCCTGGGAAGAAACAGAAGGAATATGGGTAGCATATCAGAAGAAGAACTGCTTCAAATGGTCAGAGATTTCATTGAATCAGAGTCAGCCTCTCCTATCTCACCTCCATCTTCAAATACTATGTCTCACAATGATCAGCACCCATATCTCACCTTACAGGTACCTCTATCCTCAGctccacatctctctctctctcactctctctctctctctctctctctctctctcacacacacacatacacacatttTTACTTTCTTGTTTTCAGTCTTCTTTCACTCGAAATTTAccttattttgtttgtttttggggTCTGATATCCCTTTCATTTTGTGGTGTGTTAGGAGATGATTCGACGGGCTACAAAGGTTGAGGTTGACGTCCTAGAAAAAATATTGGTGCACGTAAAGGAAATGGGAATTGCAAGGGAACCTACTGATCTTCTGAAGAAAAGGTTAGTGGCAAGACTGAAAATGGATGGCTATGAAGCTTCTCTCTGCATAACCAGTTCAGTTTGCACTCTCGGTCGCTCCAAAggtctctccctctctatcttgctctctctctctctctcgctctctctctttctttctctcagtTCTGACTTATGTAGCTCTTTGTTTAAGTTGTGCAATATGCAGGTGATTACGAATACATTGATGTCATGGTGGGAGAGAGTAATGGTGATGGCAAACCGGAAAGGCTGATTGTAGATATGGATTTTAGGTCTCATTTTGAAGTTGTAAGGCCTACACCAACCTACTTGGAGCTAACTGATGCCATTCCTTCTGTCTTTGTTGGGACTGAAGAAAAGCTTAagaaaatcatttctctacttTGCAAAGCTGCAAAAGAATCACTCACAGAGAGGGGCCTCCACATTCCTCCCTGGAGAAAAGCAAGCTACATGCAGTCCAAATGGCTTTCCAAGGACTACAAGAAAGTCTCAGTTCCAATCACCAACATGGATTAGGTTCTTTGAAGTGGCCGGATATAAATTGCTACTGATTTTGGGGGAAGGTTCTTACCTtctgttcatgagtttttgtgTCCATTTTGTTGGCTGAGACCTTTAACTTTTCATGGTTTTGGGCTACTGTTAATATTTCCGGCCATCCTGCATGCATGGATTCCTGGTGTTCAATAAtcactatttaattttaactttctgtTCATGTAACGATGGAAATGGTTTTGCTGCTGATTTCGTGCCAACCTCCAAAATGGATGATGATTTTTGGACACTCTCCATGATCATTTGCGTGACGCATACCCTAAAGCTGGAAAAACACAAAATCTTTCTCACAATTATTACAAAACTATTTCATAATTTCCGTTTAGTCTGGTTTAgtagaaatttaaataaaatattattataatataattatttaatattattgttattttaaaattttaaaagattaagGTCTGGATtacttattaaaatttaaataatctcatttaatcattataatatttttatatttttatataaaatataataaataatttaatattttaaattttaatataaaattaatattaaaaaattatattataataatattttatttattattatttaaaatatttcatttcatataaattGTATAATCAAACATCTTAAACGAgatttaaattcaatattatattttatataaaaattttaaaaaattataataattaaatgaaggaGATAATTTAACTTTGAGTAATTAAAATGTTTATGCTCATTGCTCACCAACCAACGGGCACTTGATTGAAAATATACTGAAGGATTACAGGATCaacataaaagaattaaaaacgtAATAAAATATAGCAACACATCTTTTTTCTctgattattataattattttaaaattttacataaaaataatattcaacgatcttaatttattatattttttagaatttttttttctaatattgtaattagaattttaagattaatgataattttaaatgagatgagaagaaaaaataaataaatttcaaaagcaaaaaaactaaataaaataagtgcAAAAAATAAGGTATAGTCTGCTTTAACTGCAAGAAAGCTTTCTGATGTCAAAGTCTCATTCACTGCAGCCGCCTTGAGAGATTTAATGAACAAagttaactttaattttaaatatttaaaatgatcaTATATCATCAAAACTCATAATGAGTTAGCATATTCGTAAGGCATGCGATAAGACAGGGGCAGGCTTTTatacagattatatatatatatatagtttcatATTTAAAGTTTGTGTATACATTGATGGTATCGATTTTGGGAGTCTCTTTTtctataaattacaaaaatgtcAACACTTTGTAACACAATTAACTTATAATTATTATGGTACAATCTCGACAACTAAGAcctcgtttggttatataaatgagacgagatattttaaataataataaataaaatattattataatataatttttaaatattaattttatattgagatttgaaaaagttagattgtttattatattttatatggagatttaaaaaaattataataataaattgagatgagatgagatgagattttttatttttattaaccaaacaaggcctaatCTTAGTAAGAATGCAAAATGTTAATTTTATgataatgtaaaaatataagaaaaataaaaaaataaatttataaattaacgtaatttgatgtgatatattaaattataaaattaatttttttataaaataaatttaatatataatatttatttacataaatttataaatatatatttaaaataataaaaacataatttttaaaaaatataattgtataaaattttgcagctaaattattttta
This is a stretch of genomic DNA from Carya illinoinensis cultivar Pawnee chromosome 15, C.illinoinensisPawnee_v1, whole genome shotgun sequence. It encodes these proteins:
- the LOC122297488 gene encoding uncharacterized protein LOC122297488 isoform X2 is translated as MGSISEEELLQMVRDFIESESASPISPPSSNTMSHNDQHPYLTLQEMIRRATKVEVDVLEKILVHVKEMGIAREPTDLLKKRLVARLKMDGYEASLCITSSVCTLGRSKGDYEYIDVMVGESNGDGKPERLIVDMDFRSHFEVVRPTPTYLELTDAIPSVFVGTEEKLKKIISLLCKAAKESLTERGLHIPPWRKASYMQSKWLSKDYKKVSVPITNMD
- the LOC122297488 gene encoding uncharacterized protein LOC122297488 isoform X1, with protein sequence MGSISEEELLQMVRDFIESESASPISPPSSNTMSHNDQHPYLTLQEMIRRATKVEVDVLEKILVHVKEMGIAREPTDLLKKRLVARLKMDGYEASLCITSSVCTLGRSKVVQYAGDYEYIDVMVGESNGDGKPERLIVDMDFRSHFEVVRPTPTYLELTDAIPSVFVGTEEKLKKIISLLCKAAKESLTERGLHIPPWRKASYMQSKWLSKDYKKVSVPITNMD